A genomic window from Helicobacter pylori includes:
- a CDS encoding YkgJ family cysteine cluster protein: protein MQGFDFSFNHKACEGCGAKCCVGESGYIFLNIQEMQTISAFLQLELEEFSQKYVKKVGYKFSLLEKDAKDLGLACVFLDLETKKCQIYSVRPKQCQTFPFWEGVKTFSKEQKEAFCKSCPGITQKTKETKVR from the coding sequence ATGCAAGGTTTTGATTTTAGTTTTAATCATAAGGCATGCGAGGGTTGTGGGGCGAAGTGTTGCGTGGGGGAAAGCGGGTATATTTTTTTGAATATCCAAGAAATGCAAACAATTAGCGCTTTTTTACAATTGGAATTAGAAGAATTTAGTCAAAAATATGTTAAAAAGGTGGGGTATAAGTTCTCTTTATTAGAAAAAGACGCTAAAGATTTGGGTTTGGCGTGCGTGTTTTTGGATTTAGAGACGAAAAAATGCCAGATTTATAGCGTGCGCCCCAAACAATGCCAAACTTTTCCGTTTTGGGAGGGCGTGAAAACTTTTTCTAAAGAGCAAAAGGAAGCTTTTTGCAAAAGCTGTCCGGGCATCACACAAAAAACCAAAGAGACTAAAGTGCGCTAA
- a CDS encoding cytochrome c biogenesis protein CcdA yields MFDNTLVNLFETAPLLTSLLAGILTFLSPCVLPLIPAYMSYISQISLEDIKDGKAKRVSVFLKSLMFVIGFSLVFLGVGMSMAKLIHSFSFSWVNYIAGGIVILFGLHFLGVFRFAFLYKTQSVRLASKSNGMQRFYPFLLGMSFALGWTPCIGPIFTSIVIMSASKDAYGLMLMVVFVTGLAIPFLLVALMLERALLFLKSLKKYNRIIEIISGLVLILMGVLIVTNSMESLTNFLQK; encoded by the coding sequence ATGTTTGATAACACGCTGGTTAATCTCTTTGAAACAGCGCCTCTTTTGACTTCGCTTTTAGCCGGGATTTTGACTTTTTTAAGCCCTTGCGTGTTGCCTTTGATCCCGGCGTATATGTCTTATATTTCTCAAATTTCTTTAGAGGATATTAAAGATGGTAAGGCTAAAAGGGTTTCGGTTTTTCTAAAATCCTTGATGTTTGTGATAGGGTTTTCGCTCGTGTTTTTGGGCGTGGGCATGTCTATGGCCAAGCTTATCCATAGCTTTTCGTTTTCTTGGGTGAATTATATCGCCGGGGGGATTGTGATCCTTTTTGGGCTGCATTTTTTAGGCGTGTTTCGTTTTGCATTTTTATATAAAACTCAAAGCGTCCGTTTAGCGAGCAAGTCTAACGGCATGCAACGCTTTTACCCTTTTCTTTTAGGCATGAGTTTCGCTTTAGGCTGGACGCCATGCATCGGACCGATATTCACCTCCATAGTGATCATGAGCGCGAGTAAGGACGCTTATGGCTTGATGCTTATGGTGGTGTTTGTAACGGGCTTGGCGATCCCTTTTTTATTGGTGGCTTTAATGCTAGAAAGAGCGCTTTTATTTTTAAAATCTTTAAAGAAATACAACCGCATTATTGAAATTATTTCAGGGTTAGTGCTTATTTTAATGGGGGTGTTGATTGTAACCAACTCTATGGAAAGCTTGACGAATTTCTTACAAAAATAG
- a CDS encoding amidohydrolase family protein, whose amino-acid sequence MLLKNASFYDDKGLKRADIRLKNSLIAEIKENLSPSGSEEVVECKNLFVLPSFIDLSVTCLEGYENLKQKAFKGGVGLLNVFNCDQSGVKNIMAIKNNQLADIATLKNKGGEILIVESDAFLELISHYAKSYNLPLLISLENSFEALNSGELAYELGQNFIENAFENTQLVRFMEVSRALQIPVLLDKVNSITTLKLIKAFNDLGAKLQAQAPLSHLALDESVYEDYDPRFKIAPPLRDKKDQNALKDALKNNEISMLTSLHVSKNSNAQLFEESAFGCESIEDAFSVAYTFLVQKKVIDLQQLIKVMASNQAKFLKLNAGEVKENQLANLMIVDLNAKIRVSNKNSPFYGLELYGEVQRMILKGQTTFIKESACKF is encoded by the coding sequence GTGCTTTTAAAAAACGCTTCATTTTATGATGACAAAGGTTTGAAAAGAGCGGACATCCGCTTAAAAAATTCCCTTATTGCAGAAATTAAAGAAAACTTAAGCCCTAGTGGCAGCGAAGAAGTGGTTGAATGTAAAAATTTATTCGTGTTGCCAAGTTTTATAGATTTGAGCGTTACTTGCTTGGAGGGCTATGAAAATTTAAAACAAAAGGCTTTTAAAGGGGGGGTAGGGTTACTCAATGTTTTTAATTGCGATCAAAGCGGTGTTAAAAACATCATGGCGATTAAAAACAACCAGCTAGCCGACATCGCTACGCTTAAAAATAAAGGGGGGGAAATTTTAATCGTAGAGTCTGATGCTTTTTTAGAGCTCATCAGCCATTATGCAAAATCTTACAACTTGCCCCTTTTAATCTCTTTAGAAAATTCTTTTGAAGCCCTAAATAGCGGGGAATTAGCCTATGAATTGGGGCAAAATTTTATAGAAAATGCGTTTGAAAACACGCAATTAGTGCGTTTCATGGAAGTTTCTAGAGCGTTACAAATCCCTGTGCTTTTAGATAAAGTGAATAGCATCACCACGCTCAAACTCATCAAAGCCTTTAATGATTTAGGGGCGAAATTGCAAGCCCAAGCGCCTTTAAGCCATTTAGCACTAGATGAAAGCGTGTATGAAGATTATGATCCTAGGTTTAAAATCGCTCCTCCTTTAAGGGACAAAAAAGATCAAAACGCCCTAAAAGACGCCCTAAAAAATAACGAAATTTCTATGCTCACAAGCCTTCATGTTTCTAAAAATTCTAATGCACAGCTTTTTGAAGAAAGCGCTTTTGGGTGTGAGAGCATAGAGGACGCTTTTAGCGTGGCTTACACTTTTTTGGTTCAAAAAAAGGTTATTGATTTGCAACAGCTCATTAAGGTTATGGCGTCTAATCAAGCGAAATTTTTAAAACTCAATGCAGGCGAGGTGAAAGAAAATCAATTAGCCAATCTCATGATCGTGGATTTAAACGCTAAAATAAGGGTGAGCAATAAAAATTCGCCCTTTTATGGTTTAGAATTATATGGCGAAGTTCAAAGAATGATCTTAAAAGGGCAAACCACATTTATTAAGGAGAGTGCATGCAAATTTTAG
- a CDS encoding Ppx/GppA family phosphatase gives MAKITTVIDIGSNSVRLAIFKKTSQFGFYLLFETKSRVRISEGCYAFKGVLQEIPMQRAIKALSEFKEIALKYKSKKILCVATSAVRDAPNRLEFAARVKKACGLQIKIIDGQKEALYGGIACANLLHKNSGITIDIGGGSTECALIEKGKIKDLISLDVGTIRIKEMFLDKALDVKLAKAFIQKEVSKLPFKHKNAFGVGGTIRALSKVLMKRFEYPIDSLHGYEIDVHKNLAFIEKIVMLEEDKLRLLGVNEERLDSIRSGALILSVVLEHLKTSLMITSGVGVREGVFLSDLLRNHYHKFPPNINPSLISLKDRFLPHEKHSQKVKKECVKLFEALSPLHKIDEKYLFHLKIAGELASMGKILSVYLAHRHSAYFILNALSYGFSHQDRAIICLLAQFSHKKIPKDNAIAHMSAMMPSLLTLQWLSFILSLAENLCVTDSHHLKYTLEKNKLIIHSNDALYLAREMLPKLIKPIPLMIEFA, from the coding sequence ATGGCTAAAATCACAACCGTGATTGATATAGGATCTAATTCAGTGCGTTTGGCTATCTTTAAAAAGACGAGCCAGTTTGGGTTTTACTTGCTTTTTGAGACTAAATCTAGGGTTAGAATTTCTGAGGGCTGTTATGCGTTTAAAGGGGTTTTGCAAGAAATCCCCATGCAAAGAGCCATCAAAGCCTTGAGTGAGTTTAAAGAAATCGCCCTCAAATACAAAAGCAAAAAAATCCTGTGCGTGGCGACTTCAGCGGTGCGCGATGCTCCTAACAGATTGGAGTTTGCAGCAAGGGTGAAAAAGGCTTGCGGTTTGCAAATCAAAATCATTGACGGGCAAAAAGAAGCGCTCTATGGCGGGATTGCGTGCGCGAATTTGTTGCATAAAAATTCAGGGATCACGATAGATATTGGAGGGGGTAGCACCGAGTGCGCGTTGATTGAAAAAGGCAAGATTAAGGATCTCATTTCGCTTGATGTTGGCACGATTCGCATCAAAGAAATGTTTTTAGACAAGGCCTTAGATGTCAAATTGGCTAAAGCCTTTATCCAAAAAGAGGTTTCTAAATTACCCTTTAAGCATAAAAACGCCTTTGGGGTGGGGGGGACGATCAGGGCGTTGAGTAAGGTGTTGATGAAGCGTTTTGAATACCCTATTGATTCTTTGCATGGTTATGAAATAGACGTGCATAAAAATTTAGCGTTCATTGAAAAAATCGTCATGCTTGAAGAAGACAAATTACGGCTTTTAGGGGTGAATGAAGAGCGTTTGGATAGCATCAGGAGCGGGGCTTTGATTTTATCAGTTGTGTTGGAGCATTTAAAAACTTCCTTGATGATCACCAGTGGCGTAGGGGTGAGAGAAGGCGTGTTTTTAAGCGATTTATTACGAAACCATTACCATAAATTCCCCCCCAATATCAACCCCTCTTTAATCTCTTTAAAAGATCGCTTTTTACCCCATGAAAAGCACAGCCAAAAAGTCAAAAAAGAATGCGTGAAATTGTTTGAAGCCCTATCGCCTTTGCATAAAATAGATGAAAAATACCTTTTCCATTTAAAGATCGCCGGAGAATTAGCGAGCATGGGTAAGATTTTAAGCGTCTATTTAGCCCATAGACACAGCGCCTATTTTATTTTAAACGCTTTGAGTTATGGCTTTAGCCACCAAGACAGGGCGATCATTTGCTTATTAGCGCAATTCAGCCATAAAAAAATCCCTAAAGACAACGCTATCGCTCATATGAGCGCGATGATGCCAAGCCTTTTGACCCTACAATGGCTGAGCTTTATCCTTTCTTTAGCTGAAAATTTGTGCGTTACAGACAGCCACCATTTAAAATACACGCTAGAAAAAAACAAGCTTATTATCCACTCTAATGATGCGCTTTATTTAGCTAGAGAAATGCTGCCTAAACTCATCAAGCCCATTCCTTTGATGATAGAGTTTGCTTGA
- the miaB gene encoding tRNA (N6-isopentenyl adenosine(37)-C2)-methylthiotransferase MiaB, translated as MKVYIETMGCAMNSRDSEHLLSELSKLDYKETNDPKMADLILINTCSVREKPERKLFSEIGQFAKIKKPNAKIGVCGCTASHMGADILKKAPSVSFVLGARNVSKISQVIHKEKAVEVAIDYDESAYAFEFFEKKAEVRSLLNISIGCDKKCAYCIVPHTRGKEISIPMDLILKEAEKLAHNGTKELMLLGQNVNNYGVRFSSDHAKVNFSDLLDKLSEIPGIERIRFTSPHPLHMNDEFLERFAKNPKVCKSIHMPLQSGSSAVLKMMRRGYSKEWFLNRVEKLKALAPEVGISTDIIVGFPNESDKDFEDTMEVLEKVRFDTLYSFIYSPRPFTEAGAWKERVPLEVSSLRLERLQNRHKEILEEKARLEVGKTHVVLVENKREVDGRIVGFEGRSDTGKFIEVTCKEKRNLGELVEVEIISHAKGRLIASAKNNQ; from the coding sequence TTGAAAGTTTATATTGAAACCATGGGTTGCGCGATGAATTCTAGAGATAGCGAGCATTTGTTAAGCGAGCTTTCCAAACTAGACTATAAAGAGACTAACGACCCTAAAATGGCGGATTTGATTTTAATCAACACTTGCAGCGTGCGTGAAAAACCTGAGCGAAAATTATTCTCAGAAATCGGTCAATTCGCTAAAATCAAAAAACCTAACGCTAAAATTGGGGTTTGCGGGTGCACTGCAAGCCACATGGGAGCGGATATTTTGAAAAAAGCCCCAAGCGTGAGCTTTGTGTTAGGGGCTAGGAATGTGTCTAAAATCTCTCAAGTGATCCATAAAGAAAAAGCCGTTGAGGTAGCGATTGATTATGATGAAAGCGCGTATGCGTTTGAGTTTTTTGAAAAAAAGGCTGAAGTTAGATCGTTATTAAACATCTCCATAGGTTGCGATAAAAAATGCGCTTATTGCATTGTCCCGCACACTAGGGGAAAAGAAATTTCTATCCCTATGGATTTGATCTTAAAAGAAGCCGAGAAATTGGCTCATAACGGCACTAAAGAGCTCATGCTTTTAGGGCAGAATGTGAATAATTATGGCGTTCGTTTCAGCAGCGATCATGCGAAAGTGAATTTTAGCGATTTGTTGGATAAATTGAGCGAAATTCCAGGCATTGAAAGGATACGATTCACTTCGCCCCACCCCTTGCACATGAATGATGAATTTTTAGAAAGGTTTGCAAAAAACCCTAAAGTGTGCAAGAGTATCCACATGCCTTTACAGAGCGGATCTAGCGCGGTGTTAAAGATGATGCGAAGGGGTTATAGTAAAGAGTGGTTTTTAAATCGGGTGGAAAAATTAAAGGCTTTAGCGCCTGAAGTGGGCATTAGCACGGATATTATCGTGGGCTTTCCTAATGAGAGCGATAAGGATTTTGAAGACACGATGGAGGTGTTAGAAAAAGTGCGTTTTGACACGCTTTATAGTTTCATTTACTCCCCACGCCCTTTCACAGAAGCGGGAGCTTGGAAAGAAAGAGTGCCGCTAGAAGTTTCATCTCTAAGGTTAGAAAGGTTGCAAAACAGACACAAAGAAATTTTAGAAGAAAAAGCCAGGCTTGAAGTGGGTAAAACGCATGTGGTGTTGGTGGAAAATAAGCGCGAAGTTGATGGGCGGATCGTGGGGTTTGAAGGGCGCAGCGATACAGGGAAATTCATTGAAGTAACTTGTAAAGAAAAAAGAAATTTAGGCGAGCTTGTGGAAGTAGAAATCATCTCTCATGCTAAAGGGCGCTTGATAGCGAGTGCTAAAAACAACCAATAA
- a CDS encoding tetratricopeptide repeat protein — protein sequence MDIPIKKRFLTSLLFFSLFSYLKAETLSEDHQILLSSDAFHRGDFAAAQKGYMNLYKQTNKVVYAKEAAISAASLGDIKTAMHLAMLYQKITNNRNDISINKILVDGYVQMGQIDKAIELLHKIRKEEKTIATDNVLGTLYLTQKRLDKAFPLLNKFYNAVHDEDSLEKLITIYFLQNRKKEGLDLLQSHIDRYGCSEQLCQKALNTFTQFNELDLAKTTFARLYEKNPIVQNAQFYIGVLILLKEFDKAQQIAELFPFDRRLLLDLYTAQKKFAQASKQASLIYEEKKDPKFLGLEAIYHYESLSANNKRLTKEEMLPIIQKLEQATKERQAWLAKTKDKEDAQDAFFYNFLGYSLIDYDMDVKRGMDFVRKALALDSGSVLYLDSLAWGYYKLGNCLEAKKIFSSIAKESIQAEPELKEHNKIIQECKK from the coding sequence ATGGATATTCCAATAAAGAAAAGATTTTTAACGAGTTTATTGTTTTTTAGCCTGTTTTCTTACCTCAAGGCTGAAACCCTTTCAGAAGATCATCAAATTTTATTGAGTTCAGACGCTTTCCATAGAGGGGATTTTGCAGCCGCTCAAAAAGGCTATATGAATCTCTATAAACAAACCAATAAAGTGGTGTATGCTAAAGAAGCGGCCATTTCAGCGGCGAGTTTAGGGGATATTAAAACGGCGATGCATTTAGCCATGCTCTATCAAAAAATCACCAATAATCGTAATGATATTTCTATCAATAAGATTTTAGTGGATGGCTATGTGCAAATGGGGCAAATTGATAAGGCGATTGAATTGTTGCACAAAATCCGTAAAGAAGAAAAGACTATAGCCACAGACAATGTGTTAGGGACTTTGTATTTGACGCAAAAGCGTTTGGATAAGGCTTTCCCCTTATTGAATAAGTTTTATAATGCCGTGCATGATGAAGACAGCCTGGAAAAACTCATTACGATTTATTTTTTACAAAATCGTAAAAAAGAGGGCTTGGATTTGTTGCAATCCCACATAGATAGGTATGGCTGCTCAGAGCAATTGTGCCAAAAAGCGCTCAACACTTTCACGCAATTTAATGAGTTGGATTTGGCTAAAACCACTTTCGCTCGCTTGTATGAAAAAAACCCTATCGTTCAAAACGCCCAGTTTTACATAGGGGTGTTAATCCTGTTAAAAGAGTTTGATAAAGCCCAACAGATCGCAGAATTGTTCCCCTTTGACAGGCGTTTATTGTTAGATTTATACACCGCGCAAAAGAAATTCGCTCAAGCTTCCAAACAGGCTTCTTTAATCTATGAAGAAAAAAAAGATCCTAAATTTTTAGGTTTAGAGGCGATTTATCATTATGAGAGTTTGAGCGCGAATAATAAAAGGCTCACCAAAGAAGAGATGCTACCCATCATTCAAAAATTAGAGCAAGCCACTAAAGAGCGCCAGGCATGGCTTGCTAAAACCAAAGACAAAGAAGACGCCCAAGACGCTTTCTTTTATAATTTTTTAGGGTATTCTTTAATAGATTATGACATGGATGTTAAAAGGGGCATGGATTTTGTGAGAAAGGCCTTAGCCCTAGATTCTGGCTCAGTGCTTTATTTGGACTCTTTAGCGTGGGGTTATTACAAATTAGGGAATTGTTTGGAAGCTAAAAAAATCTTTTCTAGCATCGCTAAAGAGTCTATCCAAGCTGAACCTGAATTGAAAGAGCATAATAAGATCATTCAAGAATGCAAGAAATAA
- the mqnF gene encoding aminofutalosine deaminase family hydrolase, producing MQILGASLVFLCNEKCEVLEDYGVVFDEKIVEVGDYKSLTLKYPHLKAQFFENSVLLPAFINAHTHFEFSNNKASFDYGSFSGWLGSVLNNGGAILENCQGAIQNAITAQLKSGVGSVGAISNHLIEVGLLKESPLNAVVFLEFLGSSYSLEKLKAFEKKFKDLKDLEDAKLKAALAVHAPYSVQKDMALSVIQLAKDSQSLLSTHFLESFEELEWVENSKGWFENFYQHFLKESNFKSLYKGANDYIDMFEDTHTLFVHNQFASLEVLKRIKSQVKNAFLITCPFSNRLLSGKALDLERVREANLSVSVATDGLSSNISLSLLDELRAFLLTHNMPLLELAKMALLGATLYGAKALALNNGEIQADKRADLSVFGFNEKFNKEQAILQFLLHAKEVECLFLGGERVV from the coding sequence ATGCAAATTTTAGGAGCGTCTTTAGTTTTTTTGTGTAATGAAAAATGCGAAGTGTTAGAAGATTATGGCGTGGTCTTTGATGAAAAGATTGTTGAAGTAGGCGATTATAAAAGCTTAACGCTCAAATACCCCCATTTAAAAGCGCAGTTTTTTGAAAACTCCGTCCTTTTGCCCGCTTTTATCAACGCGCACACCCATTTTGAATTTTCCAACAACAAGGCGAGTTTTGATTACGGGAGTTTTTCTGGCTGGTTAGGGAGCGTGTTAAACAATGGGGGGGCGATTTTAGAAAATTGCCAAGGGGCTATCCAAAACGCCATCACTGCACAATTAAAAAGCGGGGTAGGGAGCGTGGGAGCGATTTCTAACCACTTGATAGAAGTGGGTTTGTTGAAAGAAAGCCCTTTGAATGCTGTCGTGTTTTTGGAGTTTTTAGGGAGCAGTTATTCTTTAGAAAAATTAAAAGCGTTTGAGAAAAAATTTAAGGATTTAAAAGATTTAGAAGATGCAAAACTTAAAGCCGCTCTCGCTGTGCATGCCCCTTATTCGGTTCAAAAAGACATGGCTTTGAGCGTTATCCAATTAGCCAAAGACTCACAAAGCCTGCTTTCTACGCATTTTTTAGAATCGTTTGAAGAACTAGAATGGGTGGAAAATTCTAAAGGGTGGTTTGAGAATTTTTACCAGCATTTTTTGAAAGAGTCTAATTTCAAGTCGCTCTATAAAGGCGCGAATGATTACATTGACATGTTTGAAGACACGCACACTTTGTTTGTGCATAACCAGTTCGCTTCTTTGGAAGTGTTAAAAAGAATCAAATCTCAAGTGAAAAACGCTTTTTTAATCACATGCCCTTTCTCTAACCGCTTATTGAGTGGGAAAGCTTTGGATTTAGAAAGGGTTAGAGAGGCCAATTTGAGCGTGAGCGTGGCTACTGATGGCTTGAGTTCCAATATTTCGCTGAGCCTTTTAGACGAATTAAGGGCGTTTTTGCTCACCCACAACATGCCGTTATTGGAATTAGCCAAAATGGCTCTTTTAGGGGCAACGCTTTATGGGGCTAAAGCTTTAGCTTTGAATAATGGCGAGATACAAGCTGATAAAAGGGCGGATTTGAGCGTGTTTGGTTTTAATGAAAAATTTAATAAAGAGCAAGCGATTTTGCAATTTTTATTGCATGCTAAAGAGGTGGAATGCTTGTTTTTAGGGGGGGAAAGGGTGGTTTAA
- a CDS encoding lysophospholipid acyltransferase family protein — translation MSLKIFRKNIVLRIVPRLAFGVLWLLHKTCKNRYFLAQNLKEKPFIVSCWHGELGMIGFAYLRLKKPCIYVIASQHFDGSIAAVLFESFGFKNIRGSSKKGGVKVLIEGLKRLKEGYDVAITPDGPKGPRHSIADGVIALAQKSGVGISACRVVCKNAWQLNTWDKFEIPKPFSEVHYYMLESVIIPKEWDLSKAKEFLKTRMDSCNTELQESHTKDLGA, via the coding sequence TTGAGCTTAAAAATTTTCAGAAAAAATATCGTTTTAAGGATTGTCCCTCGCTTGGCGTTTGGGGTCCTTTGGTTGTTGCATAAAACTTGCAAAAACCGCTATTTTTTAGCTCAAAATTTAAAAGAAAAACCCTTTATTGTAAGCTGTTGGCATGGCGAGCTTGGCATGATTGGGTTTGCGTATTTAAGGCTTAAAAAACCTTGTATTTATGTGATTGCAAGCCAGCATTTTGACGGCTCTATTGCGGCGGTTTTGTTTGAAAGCTTTGGGTTTAAAAATATTAGAGGTTCTAGCAAAAAAGGGGGGGTTAAGGTTTTGATAGAAGGGCTTAAACGCCTAAAAGAGGGTTATGATGTCGCTATCACGCCTGATGGCCCAAAAGGCCCACGACACAGCATAGCGGATGGGGTGATCGCTTTGGCTCAAAAATCAGGCGTAGGGATTAGCGCATGTCGGGTGGTTTGCAAAAACGCATGGCAGTTGAACACTTGGGATAAATTTGAAATCCCTAAACCTTTTAGCGAAGTGCATTACTACATGCTAGAATCTGTAATCATCCCTAAAGAATGGGATCTTTCAAAGGCTAAAGAATTTTTAAAAACGCGCATGGATTCTTGCAATACGGAATTACAAGAGTCTCACACAAAGGATTTGGGTGCTTAA
- a CDS encoding indole-3-glycerol phosphate synthase, with product MQEIRILENLQKSLALKEGMLSYEMLGKSLSYNPYLPRVISQTKDYVFVTPSEVLERLLQENARTDCVIINFKGLYELGAPSVFDLEVLGLLRRHASSVIVQEDFFISHYQLLESLVQGADGVILDEELLKEDLKGMIDFACRLGLRVFVETDKQDYTFLKNLGALGVLEKVSHSHNEKKIVFLD from the coding sequence ATGCAAGAAATAAGGATTTTAGAGAATTTGCAAAAAAGCCTGGCCTTAAAAGAGGGCATGCTCTCTTATGAAATGCTGGGCAAAAGTTTGTCGTATAACCCTTACTTGCCCAGAGTCATTTCTCAAACTAAAGACTATGTTTTTGTAACTCCTAGTGAGGTTTTAGAAAGGCTTTTACAAGAAAACGCCCGCACCGATTGCGTCATCATTAATTTCAAAGGCTTGTATGAATTAGGCGCGCCAAGCGTGTTTGATCTAGAAGTTTTAGGGTTGTTGCGCCGCCATGCAAGCTCTGTGATAGTCCAAGAGGATTTTTTTATCAGCCACTACCAGCTTTTAGAATCGCTTGTTCAAGGCGCTGATGGGGTCATTTTAGACGAAGAGCTTTTGAAAGAGGATTTAAAGGGCATGATAGATTTTGCTTGCCGTTTGGGCTTGAGAGTGTTTGTGGAAACCGACAAGCAAGATTATACTTTTTTAAAAAATTTAGGGGCTTTAGGGGTGCTAGAAAAAGTCTCCCATTCTCATAATGAGAAAAAAATAGTCTTTTTAGATTGA
- the waaC gene encoding lipopolysaccharide heptosyltransferase I gives MKIAIVRLSALGDIIVSAVFLAVIKERFIHAQIEWFVDERFSAILEHSPYIDQLHPIALKSALKSFNPLKIFKLFKSLRAYEYDIIIDMQGLIKSALITQCLKAPKKVGFDYASAREGLSALFYSQKVSIAYEEPILKRNFTLISQALNLPKKEISESLISRSKVFSYQNSPKINALNLNENKPKILFVLETSKINKTYPIERFKELALMLENFQICLLWHADEKKAVALYDALKNQCDILLLPKLTLNEVKALLFKMDLIIGGDTGITHLAWALQKASITLYGNTPMERFKLESPINISLTSNANASYHKKDFSIQNIEPERIKECVLNLLKEKE, from the coding sequence TTGAAAATAGCGATTGTCAGGCTTTCAGCGCTTGGGGATATTATCGTGAGTGCGGTGTTTTTAGCGGTAATTAAAGAGCGTTTTATTCACGCTCAAATAGAATGGTTTGTAGATGAAAGATTCAGCGCGATTTTAGAACATTCCCCTTATATTGACCAATTACACCCTATCGCTTTAAAAAGCGCGCTCAAAAGCTTTAACCCTTTGAAGATTTTCAAACTTTTTAAATCTTTAAGAGCTTATGAATACGATATAATCATTGACATGCAAGGCCTGATCAAATCCGCTCTCATCACGCAATGTTTAAAAGCCCCTAAAAAGGTCGGCTTTGATTACGCTTCAGCTAGAGAGGGTTTGAGCGCGTTGTTTTACTCGCAAAAAGTTTCTATCGCTTATGAGGAGCCAATTTTAAAGCGCAATTTCACGCTTATCTCTCAAGCCCTAAATTTGCCTAAAAAAGAGATTTCAGAGAGTTTAATCTCTAGATCTAAAGTGTTTTCTTACCAAAATTCTCCAAAAATCAATGCGTTAAATTTGAATGAAAATAAGCCTAAAATCCTTTTTGTTTTAGAAACTTCTAAAATCAATAAAACTTACCCCATAGAGCGCTTTAAAGAGTTAGCGTTAATGTTAGAAAATTTTCAAATTTGCTTGTTATGGCATGCGGATGAAAAAAAAGCGGTCGCGCTTTATGATGCTTTAAAAAACCAATGCGACATTTTATTGCTCCCTAAACTCACTTTAAACGAAGTTAAGGCGTTGCTTTTTAAAATGGATTTGATTATTGGGGGCGATACGGGCATCACGCATTTGGCATGGGCGTTGCAAAAAGCCAGTATCACCCTTTATGGCAACACCCCTATGGAGCGCTTTAAATTAGAAAGCCCGATCAATATTTCCCTCACCAGCAATGCAAACGCCAGCTATCATAAAAAGGATTTTTCTATCCAAAATATAGAGCCTGAACGCATTAAAGAATGCGTTTTAAACCTTTTAAAGGAAAAAGAATGA
- a CDS encoding YfhL family 4Fe-4S dicluster ferredoxin has protein sequence MSLLVNDECIACDACREECPSEAIEEGDPIYNIDPDRCTECYGYSDEPSCVSVCPVDAILPDPNNAESTEELKYKYESLQERD, from the coding sequence ATGTCATTATTGGTGAATGATGAATGCATTGCATGCGATGCTTGCAGAGAAGAATGCCCTAGTGAGGCGATTGAAGAGGGCGATCCTATTTATAATATTGATCCGGATCGATGCACGGAGTGTTATGGGTATTCTGATGAGCCAAGTTGCGTGAGCGTTTGCCCTGTAGATGCGATTTTGCCGGATCCTAACAATGCAGAAAGCACAGAGGAATTGAAATACAAATACGAAAGCTTGCAAGAGCGAGATTAA
- a CDS encoding nuclease, whose protein sequence is MKLVLAKNTRKSDTKSVELEDLYKKFNEDKRSIFYFAPTNAHKDMLKAVDFFKEKGHTAYLDEVRVSTDEKDFLYELHII, encoded by the coding sequence ATGAAATTAGTTTTAGCCAAAAACACGAGAAAATCAGACACCAAGAGCGTGGAATTAGAAGATTTGTATAAAAAATTCAATGAAGACAAGCGTTCTATTTTTTATTTTGCCCCCACAAACGCCCATAAAGACATGCTCAAAGCGGTGGATTTTTTCAAAGAAAAGGGTCATACGGCTTATTTAGATGAGGTGAGGGTCAGCACTGATGAAAAAGATTTTCTTTATGAATTGCACATCATTTAA